The Photobacterium sanguinicancri genome includes the window ACACATTATGGTTATCGCCGTCACGGTTTTCTTCCCCGTTGGCCCAGTTGTGTTTTTCGTTATAGCTTACCAAGTCATTCAAAGTGAAGCCGTCATGCGCACAAATGAAATTGACTGAACGATGTGGTGAATGATGCTGACAACCGTAGATATCCGGTGATCCTAAAATACGTGATGCAAATACACCGACGCTATTACGGTCCCCTCGCCAAAAAGCCCGTACATCATCGCGGTATTTACCGTTCCATTCGTTCCATCTATCTCCAATAAAAGATCCCACTTGATACAGCCCTGCCGCATCCCACGCTTCAGCAATAATTTTGGTACTGCTTAAAATGGGATCGGAATCGATCGACCATAATAAGGGCGGCTGGCGCATTGGGTTACCTTCACTGTCTCGGGCTAATACTGATGCCAAGTCAAAGCGGAATCCATCGACCTTCATTTCTGTGACCCAATAATGAAGCGCATCGATGATCATCCGACGCAACACACTATGATTCGCGTTACAAGTGTTACCACAACCACTGTAGTTGGCATATTCACCGGTTTCTTTATTGGTTAGGTAATACGCGCTATTTTGCAGTCCTTTAAAGCAAAACGTCGGGCCGTTCTCATCCCCTTCTGCGGTATGGTTAAACACCACATCTAAAATCACTTCGATCCCCGCTTTATGCAGTTCACGGACTAATAACTTAAATTCGTTAATTGCTACGAGGGGATCATTAGTAACGCTGTAATCAGCATGTACGGCAAAAAAATTGATTGGGCTGTAGCCCCAGTAATTATCTCGCCCTTCAGGCGCATCTGAAGTATCAAACTGCTGTACTGGCATCAGCTCGACAGCCGTCACGCCGAGGGATAATAAATACGGGATTTTTTCGATAATGCCAGCATAAGTGCCCCGTTTAGCCTGCTCTACGCCTGAATTCGGGTGCTGGGTGAAACCCGCTACGTGCATTTCATAGATCACGGTATCGGTTAACGAGTGGCGCGGTGATTGGCTTCCTTGCCAGTCAAATGTTTGGTGATCAACCACCACACTTTTCATGCAGGCATCCATGTTCGAACCTGCACCAATCGCACGACTTCGTTGGTAATTATCGCTAAAACAAATGGCATGGCTATAAGGGTCGATCAGCACTTTTTCTTTATCAAAGCGTAACCCTTGTGTCGGTTGCCACGGGCCATCAGCTTGAAAGGCATATAACTGTCCATGTGCAATATTGGCAATAAATACAAACCAATAATGGCCACGTTTATGAATAGACGGATCAAGATCGAAAGAAAGAAAAGGTTCGTTATCGTTACGGTGATGGAAAAGATGCAGTACCACTTGGGTGGCATCTTTGGAATATAAGCTAAAGTTCACCCCTTCTTCATCAACCGTCGCCCCAAGTGGATGCGCTTTACCAGGCCATGAATAGATGTCGGGCTGCTTTGCAATGCCCACGGCAAGGTCCATGTTCGTCTCCCTGACTGTATGAACACAATGGAATATTGACCTAACTATATACCCCTGTTTATCAGATACAAAAAAAGCCGTCACATCAGTGACGGCTTCGACAATTAACTCTCTTCACTCAACGCGCGATTAGTGTTCGCGTGTTGCGCGGAAATCAACGTCTGGGAAACGCTCGCGAGCTAGGTTAAGGTTAACCATAGTCGGCGCGATGTAACTCAGGTTGTCACCACCATCTAGCGCAAGGTTTTGTTGGTTCTTACGTTTGAAGTCTTCCAACTTCTTCGCATCACCACATTCGACCCAACGTGCTGTTGCTACGTTAATACCTTCGTAAATGGCTTCTACGTTGTACTCTGCTTTCAAGCGAGCAACAACCACATCAAACTGAAGCACACCTACCGCACCAACGATCAGATCGTTATTTTGTAGCGGACGGAATACCTGTACCGCACCTTCTTCTGAAAGCTGAACTAAGCCTTTAAGCAATTGCTTTTGCTTCAGTGGATCTTTTAGGCGAATACGACGGAACAATTCAGGTGCGAAGTTAGGGATACCCGCAAACTTCAGGTTTTCACCTTGGGTAAAGGTATCACCAATTTGGATCGTACCGTGGTTGTGTAAACCAATAATATCACCTGCAAATGCTTGCTCTGCACGTGAACGGTCGCCCGCCATAAAGGTTACCGCATCCGAAATGCTGACATTTTTGCCAGAACGAACGTGGTTCATCTTCATGCCTTGGTTGTAAGTACCCGACACGATGCGCATGAAGGCGATACGGTCACGGTGCTTAGGATCCATGTTTGCTTGGATTTTAAAGACGAAACCAGAGAATTTCTCTTCCGTCGCTTCAACATCACGCTCATTCGCTTTACGCGTTTGCGGTGCTGGAGCCCACTTGGTTAGACCGTCTAGCATGTGGTCTACACCGAAGTTACCCAATGCAGTACCGAAGTACACTGGCGTTAGCTCACCCGCTAAGAAAAGCTCTTGATCAAACTCAGGACACGCACCGATCACCAGCTCTAGTTCTTCACGTACACTCGCGGCTAAGTCTTCACCAACAGCGATATCAAGCTCAGGGTTGTCGAGACCTTTAATTGTGCGTACTTCTTGGATCTCATGGCCATGACCAGACGAGTACAAGATAGTTTCATCACGGTGAATATGGTAAACACCTTTAAATTCTTTACCACAACCAATCGGCCATGAAATAGGAGCACAAGCCATACCAAGCTCGCTTTCTACTTCATCTAGCACTTCCATTGGGTCACGAACGTCACGGTCAAGTTTGTTCATAAAGGTAACGATTGGCGTATCACGCAGACGCGTAACTTCCATCAGTTTACGGGTACGATCTTCGACACCTTTAGCTGCATCAATAACCATCAAACATGAGTCAACGGCTGTTAGCGTACGGTACGTATCTTCCGAGAAGTCTTCGTGTCCTGGAGTATCAAGTAGGTTCACTAGACAATCGTTGTACGGGAACTGCATCACCGACGTTGTTACCGAGATACCACGTTCTTTTTCCATTTCCATCCAGTCAGACTTAGCATGCTGGTTAGAACCACGGCCTTTAACGGTACCTGCTTTTTGGATCGCGTTTCCGAATAATAATACTTTTTCGGTAATGGTTGTTTTACCCGCATCGGGGTGAGAAATGATAGCAAACGTACGGCGTTTACCCACTTCTTGTAGAAAAGACATAAGCGTTGATAATCCTGTTAGAGATTTCAATAACCGATGAACCACCTAGGTCTAGCCCGATGATTCACCCGAGAATTAGAATTAAATGCCTGCACAGCAGGGAGTTATAATTAACAGATCGCAGTAATTACATCTCGACCTCTTTGTGTGCAGAAAAGAAAAACGCGTATCGCGCAGAAAAGTGGCGGAATTATACGCAAAGTCGCCGCAAAGAAACAGCGCTAACCCTGAGTAAGATCCGATTACATTACCATGTAGGTCATGATTAATGCGTCTTCGCGGCCATTCTCAGCTGGGTAGTACCCTTCACGACGGTTTATTTCATTAAAACCGAGTGCTTCATACAAGTGTGAAGCACGGGTATTGCTTGCACGAACTTCAAGCCAGATGTCTTCCGCACCCTGATCGCGCATCTGTGACATAAAGCCATCAAGCAAGGTTTTACCGTAACCTTTACCTTGTGCTTGCGGGTCAATCGCAATATTTAGCAAAGTGGCTTCACCTGCCACCAACTGACCGAAGCAATAACCCACCAGCGTATTATCAACTAATAACGCAAAATTACAGGCACGCTTACTCGGTTCGGCACGAACCATAGATTCAGCCCAAGGAAACGCATGCGCAGCCTGCTCGATATGCCATACGGCATCAAGATGTTGTGTGTCTAACGGAACGATATTAATTGTCATAAGAACAGATCTGCTGCCATAGGG containing:
- the glgX gene encoding glycogen debranching protein GlgX — encoded protein: MDLAVGIAKQPDIYSWPGKAHPLGATVDEEGVNFSLYSKDATQVVLHLFHHRNDNEPFLSFDLDPSIHKRGHYWFVFIANIAHGQLYAFQADGPWQPTQGLRFDKEKVLIDPYSHAICFSDNYQRSRAIGAGSNMDACMKSVVVDHQTFDWQGSQSPRHSLTDTVIYEMHVAGFTQHPNSGVEQAKRGTYAGIIEKIPYLLSLGVTAVELMPVQQFDTSDAPEGRDNYWGYSPINFFAVHADYSVTNDPLVAINEFKLLVRELHKAGIEVILDVVFNHTAEGDENGPTFCFKGLQNSAYYLTNKETGEYANYSGCGNTCNANHSVLRRMIIDALHYWVTEMKVDGFRFDLASVLARDSEGNPMRQPPLLWSIDSDPILSSTKIIAEAWDAAGLYQVGSFIGDRWNEWNGKYRDDVRAFWRGDRNSVGVFASRILGSPDIYGCQHHSPHRSVNFICAHDGFTLNDLVSYNEKHNWANGEENRDGDNHNVSCNYGIEGPTGIAEIESLRHRQCKNMLATLFLSLGTPMINMGDEVRRTQQGNNNAYCQNNELSWFDWDLVGQHADLYRFVSLLSQLRSSEPTLEWNMHRSLASVLDSVEICWHGVEPQQPDWGERSHSLALTVIHPLTNDELYVVCNAYWDPLEFTIPDCDQSDWHLVIDTAADSPHDIYAIDDAPRYPQNSILVKGRSMVVMVAKTPDSP
- the prfC gene encoding peptide chain release factor 3, with the translated sequence MSFLQEVGKRRTFAIISHPDAGKTTITEKVLLFGNAIQKAGTVKGRGSNQHAKSDWMEMEKERGISVTTSVMQFPYNDCLVNLLDTPGHEDFSEDTYRTLTAVDSCLMVIDAAKGVEDRTRKLMEVTRLRDTPIVTFMNKLDRDVRDPMEVLDEVESELGMACAPISWPIGCGKEFKGVYHIHRDETILYSSGHGHEIQEVRTIKGLDNPELDIAVGEDLAASVREELELVIGACPEFDQELFLAGELTPVYFGTALGNFGVDHMLDGLTKWAPAPQTRKANERDVEATEEKFSGFVFKIQANMDPKHRDRIAFMRIVSGTYNQGMKMNHVRSGKNVSISDAVTFMAGDRSRAEQAFAGDIIGLHNHGTIQIGDTFTQGENLKFAGIPNFAPELFRRIRLKDPLKQKQLLKGLVQLSEEGAVQVFRPLQNNDLIVGAVGVLQFDVVVARLKAEYNVEAIYEGINVATARWVECGDAKKLEDFKRKNQQNLALDGGDNLSYIAPTMVNLNLARERFPDVDFRATREH
- the rimI gene encoding ribosomal protein S18-alanine N-acetyltransferase, producing MTINIVPLDTQHLDAVWHIEQAAHAFPWAESMVRAEPSKRACNFALLVDNTLVGYCFGQLVAGEATLLNIAIDPQAQGKGYGKTLLDGFMSQMRDQGAEDIWLEVRASNTRASHLYEALGFNEINRREGYYPAENGREDALIMTYMVM